CGATGAGCCAATCAGTCTGTGCCGATCTACTATAGAGAGTAATAACCGAGTCCTTGTGATCCGTTACTGAACCAGATAACGGTCCGTCTGCATCCAGTCTATCTAGCCATGCTTGATTATCAGCTATCGTTCCTAACCGCTTCCTGTCATGATGCGCCACGATCCGATGGCTCGCATCCCATATCTCAATTCGAGAATCGTGCTTGATGAAATCAAACAATCCCGCTTCGGTGAAATAAACGGCCAGATACCCATAGGCAATCGATGAATAAACGGGCAGCTGCCGGACAAAAGCAAGATTGGGCGCCTCGCTTCCCCGTTCTGCCTGAGAGTGCCCGTTCACTCCAGTCCATGCTCTTCCGTCGGACAATTGCAATGAACGGTAAAAAACGTCCGTGCCTGAATCGACCCGTGTCAAAAATCCGTTCTTCGAGGACAACAGCAAGCCTTGCCTAGGCAAATACAAGTCAATGCTGAACGACTTGGGAATGGTCTGATGAATCAAGTTCACCTTCTTATTAAGCTCCAGCAACGCCACTGCATCCTTGCCGATATCAAGGTCATAGATGGCATTCAACACTTCATTGTCTAAGGTTAGACTGATGGTCGCTTGCTCGACTTCGGCCAGAGCGGAATCCATCCGTTGCCGAATTTGCTCCAGCTCGCTTAAGGAAGCTTCCCTCACCTGCTGCTCCATGTTGGATGACATTAGCCAATAAGACAATGTCATGCTTAAGGCAAGAGGAATATAGACGGCAATCAATCCAAGATAAAGGAGTCGAAAAAAGTACCTTCTTCGCTGAGGATGCTTTCTTTTATATCGTTTATACATGTTTGTCAGTAACATCGCTTCCCCTCCATATCCTGTTGCTGTGCACCAGACTCCAGTGTGACGAGCATCTGCATGATCAGTATACCTGAATTGTCCTCCTATTGTACTCGAGTTTCAAGCGTTGGGCTCAGCAGTCTGACCTCCTTCCCAGATTATTGAAATAGAAGCAACGGCAATCCTTGGACTTGAACCTATCGTCCTGGATTACCGTTGCTTCAACCACTTTATGTGTAAGGTTGCACCGTTCTTGATTATGCCTTCTGTCAATACGTCCAGGTTCGTCGGCGCGGCGTTTCGATCTGCAGCATCCGATGAGCAAGGAGTCGCCGCGATTCAGCCAACACCTCCCGATACTCGGGCTGATCTGCCACATTCGTGTATTCCCGCGGATCCTTGTCTAGATCGAACAGCTTTTCCTGCCCGTTCGACTCCAGCAAGTACCTGTGTTGCTGCGTGCGGATGTTTCTCCAGCCGGTATGCTCCATTAGCGCGCATGCCTTGGGCTCATATGGACGATCTTGGAACAGTGGGAACAGCGACTGACCCTTCAATGGCTCGGGGACCGGAATGCCTATGCTGTCGAGCAAGGTAGGAACCACATCAACCCCCTCCACCAGATGGGAGATCGTCTGCCCTGATCGGACCATCCCTGCCGGCCATCGGATAATAAGCGGTACACGACTGATACAATCAGGTCCAGGGTAAGACTTCCCATAGCGCAGGTAATCTCCTAGAAACTCGCCATGATCAGAGGTATAGATGACGATCGTATTGTCCTGCAGCCCTAATTCTTCAAGCGTATCCAGCATGCGTCCTGCGTGATAATCGACTTCGCTGATCATTGCATAGTACCCATGCTTAACCGAACGTAGCTCTTCATCTGTGCACGTACCTGAACGCTGGCGTTCAGCTTCATAGTCTGGCGCATATTCGGGCAAGCTTAACCGGTCGGGCTCATATAGGTCCAAAAACTCCTTAGGTGCCACCCACGGGGAGTGTGGCGAATATATGCCAGCGACACAGCACCATGGCTCATGCTGATGACGCTTAATGAAAGAAATCGTCTGCTCCGCCACAAATGCTGTATGTGTGATCTCGGACCGGCCCGGGAATGGGTGAGCACATCGCGCTTCGCGTACGGGATGCTCGATTCCATCATCCAGAACCATCAAGTTCTGATATATCTTCGTAGCCGGTGGCAGTCCAAGACTGATGTCCTTCTCCTCACCCGGATAATTCCTTCTGACCCAAGCTCGGTATGCATCCTCATAGCATCCCGGTTCATCGGAGATCTCCAAGTGATCGAACCCATAGGAGGGATGGATGTCACGGTGATCCCGATTGGCATGAGGCAGAAAGTGCAGCTTACCTATATTTCCAGTGCGGTACCCGTAATTACGGAGCAGCCTCGGTAAGGTGACCGTGTCCTCCGGTACCGGCACACCCATATGGGTAATGCCCAGACTCGATGGATATTGCCCCGTCAAGAAGCTGACACGACTAGGCATACATATCGGACTTTGAACGAAATAATGGTCGAAATTCATCCCTTCGCTAGCCAGCCGATCCAGCCGCGGTGTGATGATCTCCTTGTTGCCATTAGCCCCCAGCGCATCCCAGCGTTGTTGATCGGTATATATAATTAAAATATTAGGACGCTTCATGCCACCTTCCCCCTTCTGCACTCATCGGGTTGTGCCTGTCTAGTTAGCAAACAACATGTCAGTATAATAATAGAATGGACCTGGTTGCTCCGTATTATTCACTGCCACAGGCAACACATACACCTCAAGTGGCGCTCCATTCTGTTGTGCTATGATCTCCAATTCGTGATTCCCTTCAGTCATGACAAACTCGGCATATTGACTATTCGGCGCGCGGTGATAGGCTGGCATGAACTCCTCAATCGTCTTGCACGCTATAATCGTCTCACCATTGAATCTAGCGGATACCAAACCATTAGAAGCAGTAATCAACCTAACCTTGCGTTCGCTTGGATTATGAATCGTAGTTACTGCTCGATACTCTCCATCCTGCTTCGTATCCATCCACTTATCCCAATCCAATCGATTGCCGATGAAGCTGGCTTGCACTCCTTCTGGCTGATCAGGGCCCGAGATGATCCATTCGCTTGCAGCAACCAGCACGATCGTCTCCTTAAGCTCAGCCCAGGTTGATCGATCATGAATCCTTGTAATGACTGCCGTCAACTCATAGGCAGGAGCAGGCATTCCCTTGCTATGAACCTCGAAGTCAAAGCTCATAGATTGACCGGCCTCCAGTGTGAAGCCTTGCGCTGGCGTTCCATCCCATTCGCTCGGTGTGTCTAATGCAAGCCTACCGTTCCATTGCTCAAGTGAATGGTTCACCAATGTTAGCTTCAACCATTTACTTTGTTCCCGACTAATCGCCGGCCCCCTATCACCATAATCAATGAGAAGCTCTAGTCCAAGCGGCTCAGTCGAACCTTGAGGCAGCAGCCTGCGATCAATCGCCACATCACGCTCCCATAGCTTACGAACCATATCGTTCGCTTCAGCAGTCGCAGCGGCAAAATCAGTTGCCATCTCCGGATGTACAATTATACCCGAATCCCAAGCGGCCAGCACCTGCTTCCCCATACGAATCGTTCGTCTTGTCAATTCGTCCAGGTCAGCTGGCACAGGAAACCCTTTAATGGGCGGACTGATGGCGATTCGATCCCCAATCGGCTTCACCCACTTTTCTGGTAAGCCGTCCGGTCCGAGAATCATTCCTAGAATCGCTGCAAGTGTAGCGGCCGTGCAGTCTGTATCGTAACCACAGTTAACTGCCTTTAAGATCGCATCCTCAAAGTCTTCGCCGTACAGCCATCCCAGGATAGTAAAAGCGATATTTTGCGGAGCATCGGTGAAGTTATCGCGGCCATGGTGCTCCAGAATAAGCTTGCGTGCCTCGATCCAGCTCTTGCCTTCGCGATGCCACTTCAACAAATCATACAGCGCCTTCGCTGTGCGACTTGTCTCTGGTATATAAGATAATCCGATCGCAATCAGCTTATCTCGATCTTTCTCCATGAAAATGGCACTCTCTATCGCAGCAAAAAACATCTCTCCATATACACCTTCGCCGCCTGCGTGATCCACGACTGCATCCTGGTAGGCATAATGCGCAGCGATATGAGGCGCCCCCGGAGCAACCATTCCCCAAATCTCAGAACGAATCGGCGAGCCCATGCAATTCGTGAACGGGTTGTTGAACTTCCCAGCAAGAGGGGGCTGGATTCCTCTTCGTATATTTGTAAGCGCATACCCATATTCGTCAAAAGGGAAGAACACATGCTCGATCCATTCCTGTCCCAATTCCTTACACGTTAGCTTCGGGCCATATTGCTCCAGCGCATGCAGCCAAACGAGTTGCAGGTCAAGATCGTCGTTTGCCAGTGGTAACTCCTTCAGCGAAGGATAGAAATCTAACGTAAGCAGTTCCTTTTTACCCTCATCAGGCGCACCAAGAGTTCCCCCTATATTTTTACCTAACCATCCACCATAGACGGTATTGTAATAATCCTGTTCGTTCAGTATGTGAGCAGCCATTGTTTCAAGCCTCCAGTTTGTTATAATACAATCATTATAAAATGTGGAGTTCCCGAAAGACCATGAACAATCTTCATATATGAACGAGCTCAGAACACGGAGGCAGCCATGTACTATTCCTTATCCAGACTCTCTTCACTAGATGTTAAATGGGCTGGATTGTACGATGCCAGCTCACCATCATTTCAATGGAATCACTATAATCCGTATTACCAGCTGATCGCGGCCGTCGAAGGTCCTGTTCATATTGACGCGGGGCAGCAGCAGCATACGCTCCGCACAGGTGAATCGTTGCTACTGCTCCCGTGGGAACCGCATACCGGCTGGAATCACGGCGAACGGCAAGGGCAGTTTTTCTGGACCCAATTCTCCTGCTCCCCTGACATCAGTGTATTTCATACGGAAGGAGCCGACCTGAAAATTGTCCATGCCGAGAAAACAGAGCTACGAACGACACATGCCAGTCACGAAGACCTGCTCGTTATTCCGAAGCTGCATCTGTCCAACCAACGCTTCCGATTACTTGGCTTGTTTGAGCAGTTGGTTGCAGCGTCGAACACACCTCAGGGGTATTTTCGGTTTCAACAGACACTGTTGCTCAGCGAGATCTTACGATTGATTGCCACTAGCTTCCTGGAACAGAGCGATCAGGACACTTCCTTTCCGACATCCTACATCACCTATCGTAAGCTGGTTAATTATCTGAATAATGAGTATGAGAATGAGATTAGCACTGAAGATTTGGAACAGGCTATCGATCGAAAGTACGGGTACTTGTGCCATGTGTTCAAAAAATATGCCGATACCACTATTGTCAGTTACCTTCACGAGCTGCGTGTCCAACGAGCCAAATACCTTCTGCTTCACTCTGATAAAAGTGTAGGAGAAATCGCAAATGAAGTTGGCTACCAGGATCCTTTCTATTTCAGTCGGATCTTCAAACGATTAGAAGGGCTGTCCCCTCAGCATTACCGTAATCGCAAGAGTACGACTTAAGAGAAGATATCCGTTCTGTGATTCAGGAGCTAACATTTCAGGAAGTAACCCATGCTTTCAAGCAACAAGAGCTCGCCTTGGTAAGTGGAGGATAGCATAAAGAAGCACCATCGCATCGGATGGTGCTTCTTGTCTTTATGGAGACGAGGGGAGTCGAACCCCTGTCCGAAGATAACGCCACATCAGCTTCTACGGGTGTAGTCACAGTTTTGATGTCACCCGAGCAAGCGAAATGAAATTACAGTCTCGATTGAATATAACCCAACGCATGATGAAAATTGGAAAAGAACTTACATTTATAATTTTGTAGTTCCTCCAAAATCTCTTCTTGTTCGAAGTCTTTCCAATTACGACTCACAAAGACTTTCTCTTCCCCTACAGATTGTTGCATTACGTTGGTAATAACTGATGAATAAATAATTGCATCTTGTGGAGATAAGTCTAATTCTTCCTGATAACGAATAGAACCCTCATAAATTGTTGATGTTATATCGATTGTTTCGCCAACTCGTAACAATCGACCCAACACCTTCTCAAGCATATCTCTCTCTTTGATTTCAACATCAATAATTGTCTTTGTTAATGGTTGTAGCACTGAAACAAGTTCCTGGTTATAAACGGACCTTTGCAATTGCTGCAATTCTTTATTTAAGGACTGCTGTATACTTTTCCTCTGCTTCCCTCTTCCCTGTATCGTCCAGAACGGCTCCATCAAAGAGAAAGTAGGTATCACCAATTTAATGCGGTTTATCTCAGCGAAATCAAGAATTTGCTCTGCCGCTGTTGCTTCTTCTTGTGCAAGAACCAATTCAAGTATGAAATTCGATTCCACATATACAATCATCCTTGTACCTCAGAAACAACCCTGGCTCCAAGTATGGTATCAATGAACCCGCCCTCAACCAGCTTCAGTTCAGGCTCACTCGTAAAATTTCGACTTTCTTTTGCTCTAACTAGATCATTTATCCATTGAGTTACGATTAACTCTAATTCATTTCCTCTGAGTCGGTTTTCGTAAGTATCCATATGCCTATAATATCGACTAACAATGTCTTGCATGGAGAAACTAATTAGTGGATTGTCCAACAATTGGTGGGATTTCTCATTATCCCAAACATAACCATATTCTTGAGAAACTAGCACAAAGTACTTCGACTTCAAGCTCTGGTGTGCAATAATATTTCTTCTAATCTTTTTTGCATCCTCTATGTTAAGGTTTTTTCGATTTTTCACTTCAATTACCGCTATGGTTCCATCATCATCTTTAATCAAAATATCAAAAGAATTTGAATTCATAACTTCACCACCCTTGAGTGCTTTAATAACAATTATACACGATAAAAACAGAAAGAGCATCCTTCCTTAATGGATGCCCTCTCAATGTACTTATGGAGACGAGGGGAGTCGAACCCCTGTCCGAAGATAACGCCAC
Above is a genomic segment from Paenibacillus sp. YYML68 containing:
- a CDS encoding sulfatase, giving the protein MKRPNILIIYTDQQRWDALGANGNKEIITPRLDRLASEGMNFDHYFVQSPICMPSRVSFLTGQYPSSLGITHMGVPVPEDTVTLPRLLRNYGYRTGNIGKLHFLPHANRDHRDIHPSYGFDHLEISDEPGCYEDAYRAWVRRNYPGEEKDISLGLPPATKIYQNLMVLDDGIEHPVREARCAHPFPGRSEITHTAFVAEQTISFIKRHQHEPWCCVAGIYSPHSPWVAPKEFLDLYEPDRLSLPEYAPDYEAERQRSGTCTDEELRSVKHGYYAMISEVDYHAGRMLDTLEELGLQDNTIVIYTSDHGEFLGDYLRYGKSYPGPDCISRVPLIIRWPAGMVRSGQTISHLVEGVDVVPTLLDSIGIPVPEPLKGQSLFPLFQDRPYEPKACALMEHTGWRNIRTQQHRYLLESNGQEKLFDLDKDPREYTNVADQPEYREVLAESRRLLAHRMLQIETPRRRTWTY
- a CDS encoding ADP-ribosylglycohydrolase family protein; translated protein: MAAHILNEQDYYNTVYGGWLGKNIGGTLGAPDEGKKELLTLDFYPSLKELPLANDDLDLQLVWLHALEQYGPKLTCKELGQEWIEHVFFPFDEYGYALTNIRRGIQPPLAGKFNNPFTNCMGSPIRSEIWGMVAPGAPHIAAHYAYQDAVVDHAGGEGVYGEMFFAAIESAIFMEKDRDKLIAIGLSYIPETSRTAKALYDLLKWHREGKSWIEARKLILEHHGRDNFTDAPQNIAFTILGWLYGEDFEDAILKAVNCGYDTDCTAATLAAILGMILGPDGLPEKWVKPIGDRIAISPPIKGFPVPADLDELTRRTIRMGKQVLAAWDSGIIVHPEMATDFAAATAEANDMVRKLWERDVAIDRRLLPQGSTEPLGLELLIDYGDRGPAISREQSKWLKLTLVNHSLEQWNGRLALDTPSEWDGTPAQGFTLEAGQSMSFDFEVHSKGMPAPAYELTAVITRIHDRSTWAELKETIVLVAASEWIISGPDQPEGVQASFIGNRLDWDKWMDTKQDGEYRAVTTIHNPSERKVRLITASNGLVSARFNGETIIACKTIEEFMPAYHRAPNSQYAEFVMTEGNHELEIIAQQNGAPLEVYVLPVAVNNTEQPGPFYYYTDMLFAN
- a CDS encoding AraC family transcriptional regulator, with the translated sequence MYYSLSRLSSLDVKWAGLYDASSPSFQWNHYNPYYQLIAAVEGPVHIDAGQQQHTLRTGESLLLLPWEPHTGWNHGERQGQFFWTQFSCSPDISVFHTEGADLKIVHAEKTELRTTHASHEDLLVIPKLHLSNQRFRLLGLFEQLVAASNTPQGYFRFQQTLLLSEILRLIATSFLEQSDQDTSFPTSYITYRKLVNYLNNEYENEISTEDLEQAIDRKYGYLCHVFKKYADTTIVSYLHELRVQRAKYLLLHSDKSVGEIANEVGYQDPFYFSRIFKRLEGLSPQHYRNRKSTT
- a CDS encoding PIN domain-containing protein; this encodes MESNFILELVLAQEEATAAEQILDFAEINRIKLVIPTFSLMEPFWTIQGRGKQRKSIQQSLNKELQQLQRSVYNQELVSVLQPLTKTIIDVEIKERDMLEKVLGRLLRVGETIDITSTIYEGSIRYQEELDLSPQDAIIYSSVITNVMQQSVGEEKVFVSRNWKDFEQEEILEELQNYKCKFFSNFHHALGYIQSRL